A genomic region of Salinibacter pepae contains the following coding sequences:
- a CDS encoding L,D-transpeptidase — protein MTIPPPRLGGICLVLFAAIGSPLLAPAQGLVDQEAVGNLLSRNRQALNDLPAVHYNYYAFGAEHTNTIVARQRLYRHLGDGDVAAGRRRARTVALLNRTTRRQFSVGDTLVVPTRFGLDFRAYSPFPRYYVGGHEKQKLLVLNKDVQGWAAYEYGRLERWGIINTGALETPTPNGRFNVNWKEKKRLSSESPPGEEWWMYWVMNIHDGRGIHLHQYAMPTGGPTSHGCVRLVNSDAKWLYGWTEAWETTANASGSASRQGRLTDPGTRVLVLGEEPTGNPRPFRHKQRYPILRRVHLPAQPCDVPPGSPQQTRRSC, from the coding sequence ATGACCATCCCGCCACCCCGTCTCGGGGGCATCTGCTTAGTTCTCTTTGCCGCGATCGGGAGCCCCCTGCTGGCCCCCGCTCAGGGCCTGGTTGACCAGGAGGCGGTCGGCAATCTTCTCAGCCGGAACCGGCAGGCCCTCAATGACCTGCCGGCGGTGCACTACAACTACTACGCGTTTGGCGCCGAGCACACCAACACCATTGTGGCGCGGCAGCGGCTCTACCGGCACCTGGGCGACGGAGACGTGGCTGCCGGGCGGCGGCGCGCCCGCACCGTCGCGCTTCTGAACCGCACTACGCGGCGGCAATTTTCCGTGGGCGATACGCTGGTGGTCCCCACCCGCTTCGGGCTGGACTTTCGGGCGTACTCGCCGTTTCCACGCTACTATGTCGGCGGGCACGAGAAACAGAAACTGCTGGTGTTGAACAAAGACGTGCAGGGATGGGCGGCGTACGAATATGGCCGCCTTGAGCGCTGGGGCATCATCAACACCGGCGCGCTGGAGACGCCCACGCCCAACGGGCGCTTCAACGTGAACTGGAAGGAGAAGAAGCGGCTCTCGTCCGAAAGTCCGCCCGGGGAAGAGTGGTGGATGTACTGGGTGATGAACATCCACGACGGGCGGGGCATCCACCTGCACCAGTACGCCATGCCCACGGGCGGCCCCACGAGTCACGGCTGCGTGCGCCTCGTCAACAGCGACGCGAAATGGCTCTACGGGTGGACCGAGGCCTGGGAAACCACGGCAAATGCGTCGGGCAGCGCGTCCCGGCAGGGACGCCTCACGGACCCGGGCACCAGGGTGCTTGTCCTCGGTGAGGAGCCGACGGGCAATCCGCGTCCCTTCCGCCACAAACAGCGCTACCCCATCCTGCGGCGTGTGCATCTGCCGGCGCAGCCGTGCGACGTACCGCCCGGCAGCCCGCAACAGACGCGGAGGTCCTGTTGA
- a CDS encoding protein-disulfide reductase DsbD family protein, producing the protein MGGGGDATWSAEAAPRTLRAGEHFAARLRAEVEAGWYMYALDSPAGQPLSVSLDSLPAGIDTTGTLRQSDPTQKYDPNFEADAFFYEESAEVRAGLRVGKEVEPGTYVVGGSVRYMVCSDEMCMPPTTKPVSMTIEVESGAPRGAYAVVNYGDLVEPGPTASDNAQAAASSAGGVASGGAVGGRGGLWGFLLLAVGAGVGAFFMPCIFPMVPLTVSYFAKGSGRGQSMRQAGVYGLTIVGAFTGLGALAAALLGAAGAQAIAASPWTNLAIGAVLVAFGLSLLGLFELRLPTGLTNYLNRQSERQSGYAGAVFMGLTLTVVSFSCTAPFVGGLLAAAAQGTWLYPVLGMLVFSGVLALPFVGFALFPEALERLPSSGGWMNALKVTLGFVELAAALKFFSNADLVWGGAVWLSRPLVIAFTIVLLALAGAYLLGALRLSHDPPAEGPRRVGVGRVLAAALFLGLALYMTPGLLGARLGSLDAYFPPRHATDVGRLPARSGAETTAVGALDWHQNDIDAARAEAKERGTPVFVDFSGHTCTNCREMEANVFPAPAVAEHLRTDFVLLRLYTDDADKGPTLRRYQQQTVGTVALPSYAVVTPAGNLAARHSGMASPKAFDAFLEEGLSQSPEDAAPQNVSRGTSSAPVARGRPSKGEGSS; encoded by the coding sequence ATGGGGGGTGGGGGCGACGCCACCTGGAGTGCCGAGGCCGCGCCTCGGACCCTGCGGGCCGGGGAGCACTTCGCCGCCCGCCTGCGTGCAGAGGTGGAGGCAGGCTGGTACATGTACGCGCTGGACTCCCCGGCCGGGCAGCCGCTCTCGGTGTCGCTCGATTCACTGCCGGCGGGCATCGACACGACCGGCACGCTGCGCCAGTCCGATCCCACTCAGAAGTATGATCCCAATTTCGAGGCCGACGCGTTCTTCTACGAAGAGTCGGCCGAGGTGCGCGCCGGACTTCGGGTCGGGAAGGAGGTAGAGCCGGGCACCTACGTGGTGGGCGGGTCGGTGCGCTACATGGTGTGTAGCGACGAGATGTGCATGCCCCCGACGACGAAGCCGGTCTCTATGACCATTGAGGTCGAGTCGGGGGCCCCACGGGGCGCCTATGCCGTCGTGAACTACGGCGACCTCGTGGAACCGGGCCCCACGGCGTCGGACAACGCTCAGGCGGCCGCCTCCAGTGCCGGCGGCGTGGCCTCGGGTGGGGCCGTGGGCGGACGTGGGGGGCTCTGGGGGTTCCTGCTGCTGGCCGTGGGGGCGGGCGTGGGCGCCTTTTTCATGCCGTGCATCTTCCCTATGGTGCCGCTCACCGTCTCGTACTTCGCGAAGGGATCGGGGCGGGGGCAGTCGATGCGGCAGGCGGGCGTCTACGGCCTCACGATCGTCGGGGCCTTTACCGGCCTCGGGGCGCTGGCGGCGGCGCTGCTGGGGGCGGCCGGGGCGCAGGCCATCGCCGCCAGCCCGTGGACCAACCTCGCCATCGGCGCGGTCCTTGTCGCCTTTGGGCTTTCGCTCCTGGGGCTGTTTGAGCTGAGGCTGCCGACTGGCCTTACGAACTACCTGAACCGCCAGTCGGAAAGGCAGAGCGGGTATGCGGGGGCGGTCTTCATGGGGCTCACCCTCACGGTCGTGTCGTTCTCGTGCACGGCCCCGTTCGTCGGCGGCCTGCTCGCCGCGGCCGCGCAGGGAACGTGGCTGTATCCCGTACTGGGAATGCTCGTGTTTAGTGGGGTACTGGCCCTGCCGTTCGTCGGCTTCGCACTCTTTCCGGAGGCCCTGGAACGGCTCCCCTCGTCGGGCGGCTGGATGAACGCGCTCAAGGTCACCCTCGGCTTCGTGGAGCTGGCCGCCGCGCTGAAGTTTTTCTCCAACGCGGACCTGGTATGGGGCGGCGCCGTGTGGCTCTCGCGTCCCCTTGTGATTGCTTTTACCATCGTGCTCCTTGCGCTGGCCGGCGCGTATCTGCTGGGCGCACTGCGGCTCTCGCACGACCCGCCAGCGGAGGGGCCACGGCGCGTGGGGGTGGGCCGCGTCCTGGCCGCCGCGCTCTTCCTGGGCCTCGCGCTCTACATGACGCCGGGGCTCCTCGGCGCCCGGCTGGGCAGCCTCGACGCCTACTTTCCCCCGCGCCACGCCACCGACGTGGGCCGCCTCCCGGCGCGTAGCGGAGCAGAAACGACGGCCGTGGGCGCCCTGGACTGGCACCAAAACGATATCGACGCGGCGAGGGCCGAGGCCAAGGAGCGCGGAACGCCCGTCTTTGTGGACTTCAGCGGGCACACCTGCACCAACTGCCGCGAGATGGAGGCCAATGTCTTTCCGGCACCCGCGGTGGCCGAGCACCTACGCACCGATTTTGTCCTTCTGCGCCTCTACACCGACGATGCGGACAAGGGCCCCACGCTCCGGCGCTACCAGCAACAGACGGTTGGGACCGTGGCCCTGCCGAGCTACGCGGTGGTCACGCCGGCGGGAAACCTGGCGGCCCGGCACAGCGGCATGGCCTCCCCCAAGGCGTTCGACGCCTTCCTTGAGGAGGGGCTTTCCCAATCCCCCGAAGACGCTGCCCCGCAGAACGTCTCGCGGGGGACGTCGTCTGCACCCGTCGCGCGGGGCCGTCCTTCTAAGGGAGAGGGCAGTAGCTGA
- a CDS encoding phosphosulfolactate synthase, with protein sequence MGPNYLDDVLSTMGHYVDSLKFAGGSFSLMPEEEVQALLDKAHEHDVLVSTGGFMEYVLSQGTDAVHSYIDECARLGFDIVEVSAGFITLPTDDWLRLIEAVQEAGLKAKPEVGIQHGAGGGATTTEELEQIGQQDPSQAIAQARRFLDAGAYQIMMESEGITENVPEMRTEVPAQFIDELGLEHIMFEAADPHVFPWYVQNYGPEVNLFVDHSQIVQLECLRSGIWGPHDLFGRVHTFKE encoded by the coding sequence ATGGGCCCCAACTACCTCGATGATGTGCTTTCCACAATGGGCCACTACGTCGACAGCCTCAAGTTTGCGGGCGGCTCCTTCAGCCTGATGCCTGAGGAGGAGGTGCAAGCCCTCCTCGACAAGGCCCACGAGCACGACGTGCTCGTTTCTACGGGCGGGTTCATGGAGTACGTGCTCTCGCAAGGGACCGACGCGGTGCACAGCTACATCGACGAGTGTGCCCGGCTCGGCTTCGACATCGTCGAGGTCTCCGCGGGCTTCATCACGCTGCCCACCGACGACTGGCTGCGCCTGATCGAGGCCGTGCAGGAGGCCGGCCTCAAGGCCAAGCCGGAGGTCGGCATTCAGCACGGGGCCGGCGGCGGGGCCACCACGACCGAGGAGCTGGAGCAGATTGGCCAGCAGGACCCGTCGCAGGCCATCGCGCAGGCCCGGCGGTTTCTCGACGCGGGCGCCTACCAGATCATGATGGAGAGCGAGGGCATTACCGAAAACGTGCCGGAGATGCGCACGGAGGTGCCCGCCCAGTTCATCGACGAGCTGGGGCTAGAACACATCATGTTCGAGGCGGCCGACCCGCACGTCTTTCCCTGGTACGTGCAGAACTACGGCCCGGAGGTGAACCTCTTCGTGGACCACAGCCAGATCGTTCAGCTGGAATGCCTGCGCAGCGGCATCTGGGGCCCGCACGACCTCTTCGGCCGCGTGCACACGTTCAAGGAGTAG
- a CDS encoding peroxiredoxin family protein yields MTPPTDSPEPPSEDQPLETRPVRAVILESLTRAGRFLRRHWPWGAVLVVGALLWQDMQPDVTVEETGPMAPDFALEQMNGEVFRLSEHRGEVVVLNIWATWCDPCHTEVPGFVELQKEFADEGVTFVGLSIDERGFEAVRAFARKYDVNYPQLASQTVAWEKYGRSQAVPRTFVIDRQGRIRYRRTGLLLKGRLEIVLDELTAEPTASR; encoded by the coding sequence ATGACGCCCCCAACCGACTCGCCCGAGCCCCCCTCTGAAGATCAGCCGCTGGAGACGCGCCCCGTGCGCGCCGTGATCCTAGAGAGCCTCACCCGCGCCGGGCGTTTTCTCCGCCGGCACTGGCCCTGGGGCGCCGTGCTGGTCGTCGGGGCGCTCCTGTGGCAGGACATGCAGCCGGACGTGACGGTGGAGGAGACCGGCCCGATGGCCCCGGACTTTGCCCTGGAGCAGATGAACGGCGAGGTCTTTCGGCTCTCCGAGCACCGGGGCGAGGTGGTCGTCCTGAACATCTGGGCCACGTGGTGCGACCCGTGTCATACCGAAGTGCCAGGGTTTGTGGAACTGCAGAAGGAATTTGCGGATGAGGGCGTGACGTTCGTCGGGCTGTCGATCGACGAGCGGGGCTTTGAGGCCGTACGCGCCTTCGCCCGCAAGTACGACGTAAACTATCCGCAGCTCGCCAGCCAGACGGTTGCGTGGGAGAAGTACGGGCGGTCGCAGGCGGTGCCGCGCACCTTCGTCATCGACCGGCAGGGGCGCATTCGCTACCGGCGCACCGGACTCCTCCTGAAGGGCCGGCTGGAGATTGTGCTCGACGAACTGACGGCTGAACCGACGGCCTCGCGCTGA
- a CDS encoding DsrE family protein: MTSNNTFRTALFLTVLGLGMGGLGSAQAQDSGSASAESASAEDVFVVVSSGEAQTQMMAMVLGNQVAAKGASVRVLLCDAAARLAVQGESFPTFEPAGRTPQNLLQGLMQKGATVEVCAIFLPNTEYESSDLLDGVGVAKPGPIADHMLKPGVRYFTF; the protein is encoded by the coding sequence ATGACTAGCAACAACACCTTCCGCACTGCACTCTTCCTCACGGTCCTTGGATTGGGGATGGGGGGCCTAGGCTCCGCACAGGCCCAGGACAGTGGTAGCGCGTCCGCTGAAAGCGCGTCCGCTGAAGATGTCTTTGTCGTCGTCTCCTCGGGAGAAGCCCAGACGCAGATGATGGCGATGGTGCTTGGCAATCAGGTGGCCGCCAAGGGGGCCTCGGTCCGGGTTCTCCTGTGCGACGCGGCCGCTCGGCTGGCCGTGCAGGGCGAATCGTTTCCAACGTTTGAGCCGGCAGGGCGCACCCCACAGAACCTGCTCCAGGGGCTGATGCAGAAAGGCGCCACCGTCGAGGTCTGCGCCATTTTCCTCCCAAACACCGAGTACGAATCCTCGGATCTCCTGGACGGGGTCGGGGTGGCGAAGCCCGGGCCGATTGCCGATCACATGCTGAAGCCGGGCGTTCGATACTTCACGTTTTAG